The Thiosulfativibrio zosterae genome has a window encoding:
- the accD gene encoding acetyl-CoA carboxylase, carboxyltransferase subunit beta: MNWFEKILPSIKQVTERKKSVPEGLWTKCPKCESTLYRSEVARNQEVCPKCDHHMRLGGRQRLWNFLDDKTAVEIGAEVSPVDRLKFKDIKAYKARLAQAQKVTGEKDSFITMTGKIQGLEVVTGAFEFNFMGGSMGSVMGEKFVRAVNEAIARQCPLIVFSASGGARMQEALFSLMQMAKTSAALGKLRAEGLPFISVLTDPTMGGVSASFAMLGDINVAEPKALIGFAGPRVIEQTVREKLPEGFQRSEFLLEHGAIDMIVHRHQLSSELAALCKMLLKRSA, translated from the coding sequence ATGAACTGGTTTGAAAAAATTTTACCGAGTATTAAACAAGTGACTGAGCGCAAAAAGTCTGTGCCTGAAGGTCTATGGACTAAATGTCCAAAGTGCGAAAGTACACTTTATCGTTCTGAAGTGGCGCGTAATCAAGAAGTCTGTCCAAAATGTGATCATCATATGCGTTTGGGTGGCCGTCAACGTTTGTGGAATTTCTTGGATGACAAAACTGCCGTTGAAATCGGTGCAGAAGTGTCACCCGTTGATCGTTTAAAATTTAAAGACATCAAAGCCTACAAGGCGCGTTTGGCGCAAGCGCAAAAAGTTACCGGCGAAAAAGATTCATTCATTACCATGACAGGTAAAATTCAAGGATTAGAAGTCGTCACCGGTGCTTTTGAGTTTAATTTTATGGGCGGTTCGATGGGCTCGGTGATGGGCGAGAAATTTGTGCGTGCGGTCAACGAAGCGATAGCCAGACAATGCCCATTAATTGTGTTTTCGGCCAGTGGTGGCGCGCGTATGCAAGAGGCTTTGTTTTCGTTGATGCAAATGGCTAAAACTTCCGCAGCTTTAGGTAAATTGCGTGCCGAAGGTTTGCCATTTATCTCTGTTTTAACAGATCCGACCATGGGTGGCGTATCGGCGAGTTTTGCGATGCTAGGTGATATTAATGTCGCCGAACCGAAAGCCTTAATTGGATTTGCCGGTCCGCGTGTTATTGAGCAAACGGTGCGCGAGAAATTACCAGAAGGCTTTCAACGCAGTGAGTTTTTGTTAGAGCATGGTGCGATTGATATGATTGTGCATCGCCATCAGCTTAGCAGTGAATTAGCCGCCCTTTGCAAAATGTTGTTAAAACGCAGTGCCTAA
- the trpA gene encoding tryptophan synthase subunit alpha — protein sequence MSKLQKTLAALKAQNKTALIPYITAGDPHPDMTVKLMHLLVSEGADIIELGVPFSDPMADGPVIQKAVERALAHNVSLDDVLNYVREFRITDHHTPIVLMGYLNPIEAKGFETFAQEAQAAGADGVLTVDMPPEETMGYLESVSNHGLDRVFLVSPTTPDGRLAAVNEKGSGFVYYVSLKGVTGSKALDVKDVESHVAHLKSKTNLPVGIGFGISSGEIAYEMAKIGDAIIVGSALVRLVEDQPGASYETLANLISHKMKEFRSALDKADAEA from the coding sequence ATGAGCAAACTACAAAAAACCCTCGCTGCCCTTAAAGCACAAAACAAAACAGCTTTAATTCCTTACATTACCGCAGGTGATCCTCATCCAGACATGACGGTTAAGCTGATGCATTTATTGGTGTCAGAGGGCGCAGACATCATTGAGTTGGGTGTGCCGTTTTCAGATCCTATGGCGGATGGCCCAGTAATTCAAAAAGCCGTTGAGCGTGCTTTGGCGCACAATGTCAGCTTAGATGACGTTTTAAATTATGTGCGTGAATTTCGTATTACCGATCATCACACGCCGATTGTACTCATGGGATATTTAAATCCGATTGAAGCCAAAGGGTTTGAAACCTTTGCTCAAGAAGCACAAGCTGCGGGTGCCGATGGCGTTTTAACAGTCGATATGCCACCCGAAGAAACTATGGGTTATTTAGAGTCGGTATCGAATCATGGTTTGGATAGAGTATTTTTGGTTTCACCAACCACGCCCGATGGTCGTTTAGCAGCCGTCAACGAAAAAGGGTCTGGGTTTGTTTATTACGTTTCTTTAAAAGGCGTGACCGGCTCAAAAGCTTTGGATGTTAAAGATGTTGAAAGCCATGTGGCACATTTAAAGTCAAAAACTAATTTACCAGTAGGCATAGGGTTTGGGATTTCAAGCGGTGAAATTGCTTATGAAATGGCCAAAATTGGTGATGCCATTATTGTGGGGTCTGCTTTAGTTCGCCTAGTAGAAGACCAGCCAGGTGCCAGTTATGAAACCTTAGCGAATTTAATCAGCCACAAAATGAAAGAGTTTCGTTCGGCACTGGATAAAGCAGACGCTGAAGCATAA
- a CDS encoding aspartate-semialdehyde dehydrogenase gives MSKLYDIAVVGATGAVGETMLKVLEERNFPVGNLYPLASSRSAGKKVEFAGKWIEVLDLDTFDFSKVQIGLFSPGASVSAIYAPKAAAAGCVVIDNTSQFRYDDDIPLVVPEVNPQAIADYKNRGIIANPNCSTIQMLVALKPIYDAVGIKRINVATYQAVSGTGKEAIEELASQTANLLNMKPIETKVYPKQIAFNCIPQIDVFMENGYTKEEMKMVWETKKIMGDDSILVNPTAVRVPVFFGHSEAVHVETERKITAAEVKALMEKAEGIVLIDKQVDGGYPTAVSDAADTNPVYVGRIREDISTANGINLWVVADNVRKGAATNTVQIAEVLIRDYL, from the coding sequence ATGTCGAAGTTATATGATATTGCGGTGGTGGGTGCAACAGGTGCTGTTGGCGAAACAATGTTGAAGGTGTTAGAGGAAAGAAATTTTCCGGTTGGAAATCTTTATCCTTTAGCGAGTAGCCGTTCAGCAGGTAAAAAAGTTGAATTTGCAGGAAAATGGATTGAAGTCTTGGACTTAGATACTTTTGATTTTTCCAAAGTGCAAATTGGATTATTTTCGCCAGGTGCCAGCGTTTCGGCGATTTATGCGCCAAAAGCCGCTGCAGCTGGCTGTGTGGTTATTGATAATACTTCACAGTTCCGTTATGACGATGATATTCCATTGGTCGTCCCAGAGGTCAATCCTCAAGCGATTGCCGATTACAAAAATCGTGGCATTATCGCCAATCCAAACTGTTCAACTATTCAAATGTTAGTGGCTCTAAAGCCGATCTATGATGCGGTGGGTATTAAGCGTATCAATGTGGCGACTTACCAAGCAGTTTCTGGAACGGGCAAAGAAGCCATTGAAGAGTTAGCATCTCAAACGGCAAATCTTTTAAATATGAAGCCTATCGAAACCAAAGTTTACCCTAAGCAAATCGCTTTTAACTGTATTCCACAAATTGATGTCTTTATGGAAAACGGTTACACCAAAGAAGAAATGAAAATGGTATGGGAAACCAAAAAAATCATGGGTGATGACTCAATTTTGGTTAACCCAACTGCGGTGCGTGTACCGGTATTTTTTGGTCATAGCGAAGCGGTGCATGTTGAAACCGAACGCAAAATTACCGCTGCCGAAGTGAAGGCTTTGATGGAAAAAGCAGAAGGGATTGTTTTAATTGATAAGCAGGTTGACGGCGGATACCCTACTGCGGTTTCTGATGCTGCTGATACTAACCCTGTTTATGTCGGGCGTATTCGTGAAGACATTTCGACTGCCAATGGTATTAATCTTTGGGTGGTTGCGGACAATGTTCGTAAAGGTGCTGCTACCAATACGGTGCAAATAGCAGAAGTTTTAATTCGCGATTATTTGTAA
- the trpB gene encoding tryptophan synthase subunit beta: MSIDYSQFPDKNGHFGIHGGIFAPETLMAALEDLNVQYESMKDNAEFLNEMTADFQDYVGRPSPLYYAKRWSDALGGAKIYLKREDLNHTGAHKINNTIGQALLAKRLGKTRIIAETGAGQHGVASATVAARLGLECVVYMGADDVVRQAPNVMRMKMLGATVVPVTSGTRTLKDALNEAMRDWVTNVDDTFYIIGTVAGPHPYPAMVRDFQAIIGREARQQILEKEGKLPDALIACVGGGSNAIGLFYDFLPDEGVAIYGVEAGGLGLETGQHAAPLCKGKPGVLHGNRTYLMQDINGQILGTHSISAGLDYPGVGPEHSWLKDIGRANYVAINDDEALQGFRDLTRYEGIIPALETSHALAYATKLAPTMRKDQTIIVNLSGRGDKDMNTIAKIEGYEI; encoded by the coding sequence ATGAGCATCGATTATTCGCAATTTCCCGATAAGAACGGACATTTTGGCATTCACGGTGGTATTTTTGCACCCGAAACTTTAATGGCAGCTTTGGAAGATCTCAATGTGCAGTATGAGTCGATGAAAGACAATGCTGAATTTTTGAATGAAATGACTGCCGATTTTCAAGATTATGTGGGTCGTCCAAGTCCTTTGTATTACGCCAAGCGTTGGTCAGATGCGTTGGGTGGTGCCAAAATTTATTTAAAGCGTGAAGACCTCAATCATACCGGTGCTCATAAAATTAACAACACCATTGGGCAAGCCTTGCTGGCTAAGCGCCTCGGTAAAACCCGCATTATTGCCGAAACGGGTGCGGGTCAACATGGTGTTGCTTCTGCCACCGTTGCGGCGCGTTTAGGCTTGGAGTGTGTGGTTTATATGGGTGCGGATGATGTGGTTCGTCAAGCCCCTAATGTCATGCGCATGAAAATGCTAGGTGCAACCGTTGTGCCAGTCACCTCGGGTACTCGCACGCTTAAAGATGCGTTAAACGAAGCCATGCGTGACTGGGTTACCAATGTGGATGATACTTTCTACATTATCGGCACCGTAGCGGGCCCTCATCCTTACCCTGCGATGGTGCGTGACTTTCAAGCGATTATTGGGCGTGAAGCGCGTCAACAAATCTTAGAAAAAGAAGGCAAATTGCCCGATGCTTTAATCGCCTGTGTGGGCGGTGGTTCTAATGCGATTGGTTTATTCTATGATTTCTTACCTGACGAAGGTGTGGCCATTTATGGCGTTGAAGCCGGTGGACTGGGTCTTGAAACAGGGCAGCATGCCGCGCCTTTGTGCAAAGGTAAGCCTGGCGTTTTACACGGCAATCGTACTTATTTAATGCAGGATATTAACGGTCAGATTTTAGGAACCCATTCCATTTCAGCAGGTTTAGATTATCCTGGTGTAGGTCCTGAGCATTCTTGGTTAAAGGATATTGGTCGTGCTAACTATGTGGCGATTAATGATGATGAAGCTTTGCAAGGTTTCCGCGATTTAACGCGTTATGAAGGCATTATCCCAGCTTTGGAAACCAGTCATGCCTTGGCCTATGCCACCAAGCTGGCACCAACCATGCGTAAAGATCAAACCATTATTGTGAATTTGTCAGGGCGTGGCGATAAGGATATGAACACCATCGCTAAAATTGAAGGCTACGAGATTTAA
- a CDS encoding M23 family metallopeptidase: MKNHFTITITDVHGAKSFSFNQFIRKFVWYLALLLLLVLFSGSAVIWWLTEQAQAVELKSVQVELKHREALTQKQLQYMALDDAKRQLEQELDDKSKEIQFLDQTLQGLEELVGVQTTENQPVQDRVAIAQLTSLEKKIMLSELPNGRPVEDYQGVSSGYGWRTHPVTGKKDFHRAIDYRGKVGDVVIATADAVVEYAGFHKTSGYGNLIILDHVYGFKTLYGHMSEVTVKAGDVVTKGQPIGLIGSTGVSSGPHLHYEVSFIQRKLNPADFVNWDLKNYSPIFNKVKEVPWGSLTQKVQERVKRVEKQLSLRDVESAVN, encoded by the coding sequence ATGAAAAACCACTTTACGATTACCATCACGGATGTGCATGGCGCCAAAAGTTTTTCATTTAATCAATTTATTCGTAAGTTTGTTTGGTATTTGGCTTTGCTTTTGTTGTTGGTGCTGTTTTCAGGCAGCGCCGTGATTTGGTGGTTAACCGAGCAAGCGCAAGCGGTTGAGTTAAAAAGTGTTCAGGTAGAACTGAAGCACAGAGAAGCCTTAACGCAAAAACAATTGCAATATATGGCACTAGATGACGCTAAGCGTCAATTAGAGCAAGAGCTGGATGATAAGTCTAAAGAGATACAATTTTTAGACCAGACACTTCAAGGTCTTGAGGAGCTGGTTGGGGTGCAAACCACTGAAAATCAGCCAGTGCAAGATCGGGTGGCCATTGCCCAACTGACCTCCTTAGAAAAAAAGATTATGTTGTCTGAATTGCCTAATGGTCGTCCCGTAGAAGATTATCAAGGCGTTTCAAGTGGATATGGATGGCGAACGCATCCGGTCACGGGCAAGAAAGATTTCCACCGCGCCATTGATTATCGTGGCAAGGTTGGGGATGTGGTAATCGCGACCGCAGATGCGGTGGTTGAATATGCGGGTTTTCATAAAACCAGTGGTTATGGCAATTTGATTATTTTAGACCATGTGTATGGTTTTAAAACGCTCTACGGACACATGAGTGAAGTGACTGTTAAGGCCGGTGATGTGGTGACTAAGGGGCAGCCAATCGGTTTAATTGGCTCAACCGGTGTGTCATCTGGACCACACTTGCATTATGAAGTTTCATTTATTCAAAGAAAGCTTAATCCGGCTGACTTTGTCAATTGGGATTTAAAAAACTACAGTCCAATATTTAACAAAGTAAAGGAAGTTCCATGGGGATCTTTAACTCAAAAAGTGCAAGAACGCGTCAAGAGGGTGGAAAAACAATTATCGCTCAGGGATGTCGAATCAGCGGTGAATTAG
- a CDS encoding phosphoribosylanthranilate isomerase — protein MSRTRVKICGITCLEDAMAVAHAGADAIGFVFYEKSPRNVKIDQAWSILGQIPAFLTSVALFVDADAEFVQQVIDQTQIDLLQFHGDETPEYCEQFNRPYIKAIRMQAQTDLVALAKTYASARALLLDTYVKGVPGGTGESFNWDWLAHLPSDFNKPIILAGGLTPDNVQQAIAQVSPFAVDVSGGVEAAPGKKSLQKIQQFINGTF, from the coding sequence ATGAGTCGCACACGCGTCAAAATTTGTGGAATCACTTGTCTTGAGGATGCTATGGCTGTGGCGCATGCGGGTGCGGATGCTATCGGTTTTGTGTTTTATGAAAAAAGCCCTAGGAATGTCAAAATTGACCAGGCCTGGTCAATTTTAGGCCAAATCCCAGCTTTTTTGACCTCTGTGGCTTTGTTTGTAGACGCTGATGCCGAGTTTGTGCAGCAGGTGATTGATCAAACCCAAATAGACCTGTTGCAGTTCCACGGCGATGAAACGCCTGAGTATTGCGAGCAGTTTAATCGTCCGTATATTAAGGCAATCCGTATGCAGGCCCAAACCGACTTGGTGGCTTTGGCAAAAACCTATGCGTCTGCCAGAGCCTTGTTGTTGGATACCTATGTGAAAGGCGTGCCTGGTGGAACAGGCGAGTCTTTTAATTGGGATTGGTTAGCCCATTTGCCCAGTGATTTTAATAAGCCGATTATTTTGGCGGGTGGTCTGACCCCAGACAATGTTCAACAAGCCATAGCGCAGGTGAGCCCTTTTGCGGTGGATGTGAGTGGCGGGGTTGAAGCCGCACCTGGAAAGAAATCTTTACAAAAAATACAACAATTTATAAATGGAACTTTTTAA
- the leuC gene encoding 3-isopropylmalate dehydratase large subunit, giving the protein MSAKTLYDKLWDSHVVRQEEDGTALIYVDKQLLHEVTSPQAFEGLRLAGRKPWRTDANLATPDHNVPTTAFNSVDDIVDPVSRIQVQTLNMNAKEFGITEFGIGDIRQGIVHVVGPEEGATLPGMTLVCGDSHTATHGALGALAHGIGTSEVEHVLATQCLIQKKMKNMLIQVDGKLRPGVTPKDVILAIIGKIGTAGGNGHAIEFGGQVFRDMSIEGRMTVCNMAIEAGARVGLVAVDEKTVEYVQGRLFAPKGDEWDAAVTAWMDLKSDADAVFDKVVTLDGSAIEPQVSWGTSPEMVTDVNGKVPNPANEKDPVKAEGIKRALAYMGLKADMPIQDIPVDYVFIGSCTNSRIEDFRAAAQVLKGRKVASTVEQALAVPGSGLVKKQAEEEGLDKIFIEAGFEWRNPGCSMCLAMNADRLPNGKHCASTSNRNFEGRQGAGGRTHLVSPEMAAAAAVAGHFVDVRPMLEMGA; this is encoded by the coding sequence ATGTCAGCCAAGACTCTTTACGATAAATTGTGGGACAGTCATGTGGTGCGTCAGGAAGAAGACGGTACTGCGTTGATTTATGTGGATAAACAATTGTTACATGAAGTGACTTCACCGCAAGCCTTTGAAGGGTTAAGACTGGCTGGCCGTAAGCCGTGGCGCACCGATGCCAACTTGGCAACGCCTGATCATAATGTGCCAACCACCGCCTTTAATTCGGTCGATGACATCGTTGACCCTGTGTCGCGTATTCAAGTGCAAACTCTCAATATGAATGCCAAAGAATTTGGTATCACTGAGTTTGGAATTGGCGATATTCGCCAAGGTATTGTGCATGTGGTTGGCCCAGAAGAGGGTGCAACCTTGCCGGGTATGACTTTGGTGTGTGGTGATTCTCACACCGCCACGCACGGTGCTTTAGGTGCTTTAGCCCACGGTATTGGAACATCCGAAGTTGAGCATGTTTTGGCAACTCAATGTCTTATCCAGAAAAAAATGAAAAATATGCTGATTCAAGTGGATGGCAAATTGCGTCCAGGCGTGACGCCTAAAGATGTCATTTTGGCGATTATCGGCAAAATCGGCACCGCTGGCGGCAATGGCCATGCGATTGAGTTTGGTGGCCAAGTTTTCCGTGATATGTCGATTGAAGGCCGTATGACGGTTTGTAATATGGCGATTGAAGCTGGTGCGCGTGTTGGCTTGGTGGCGGTCGATGAAAAAACCGTTGAATATGTTCAAGGTCGTTTATTTGCCCCGAAAGGTGACGAATGGGATGCCGCCGTAACCGCTTGGATGGATTTAAAATCGGATGCAGATGCGGTTTTTGATAAGGTTGTCACCTTAGATGGCTCGGCGATTGAGCCACAAGTGTCTTGGGGGACCTCACCGGAAATGGTCACAGATGTGAATGGCAAAGTGCCTAATCCGGCCAATGAAAAAGACCCGGTTAAAGCCGAGGGTATCAAACGCGCTCTAGCCTACATGGGGCTAAAGGCGGATATGCCCATTCAAGATATTCCAGTAGATTATGTGTTTATTGGTTCTTGCACCAACTCGCGTATTGAAGATTTTAGAGCGGCTGCACAAGTCTTAAAAGGTCGTAAAGTGGCTTCAACTGTGGAGCAAGCCTTGGCGGTGCCTGGGTCAGGCCTGGTTAAAAAACAGGCGGAAGAAGAAGGTTTAGATAAGATTTTTATCGAAGCTGGGTTTGAATGGCGCAATCCAGGCTGCTCCATGTGTTTGGCGATGAATGCTGACCGTTTACCCAATGGTAAGCATTGCGCATCGACATCCAACCGTAACTTTGAAGGGCGTCAAGGCGCAGGTGGGCGTACACATTTGGTTAGCCCAGAAATGGCCGCCGCGGCCGCAGTTGCCGGTCACTTTGTGGATGTGCGTCCAATGTTGGAAATGGGAGCTTAA
- the truA gene encoding tRNA pseudouridine(38-40) synthase TruA, whose translation MQRIVLGIEYQGTAYCGYQLQEHCETVQKHLQTALSAIANEPISIHCAGRTDTGVHAIGQVVHFDTQAIRPERAWVQGVNTHLPGDIRVVWMKLLDVQSDFHARFSAIARQYRYVIFNRKVHSAVLYQRVTWEMHPLNADAMHKAAQALIGEHDFSSFRASSCQSSHARREVQAITVSRHDDFVFVDIQANAFLHHMVRNIVGSLLQVGRGEKSDGYMKTLLDLQDRTQAGITAPAEGLYFVNALYPAQWNLPTNDLTALLWA comes from the coding sequence TTGCAACGCATTGTTTTAGGGATTGAATATCAGGGAACTGCTTATTGCGGTTACCAGCTTCAAGAGCATTGCGAGACGGTGCAAAAACATTTGCAAACTGCGTTAAGCGCGATTGCCAATGAACCCATTTCGATTCATTGTGCCGGTAGAACAGATACTGGTGTGCATGCGATTGGTCAGGTGGTGCATTTTGATACCCAAGCCATTCGACCCGAGCGCGCCTGGGTGCAAGGTGTCAATACCCATTTGCCTGGTGATATTCGAGTGGTTTGGATGAAACTTTTGGATGTGCAAAGTGATTTTCATGCCAGATTTTCAGCCATTGCTCGGCAGTATCGTTATGTCATTTTCAATCGCAAAGTTCATTCTGCGGTTTTGTATCAACGAGTGACTTGGGAAATGCATCCTCTAAATGCAGATGCTATGCACAAGGCGGCACAAGCGTTAATTGGTGAGCATGATTTTTCGTCTTTTCGCGCGTCAAGTTGTCAGTCCAGTCATGCTCGTAGAGAAGTTCAGGCGATCACGGTGAGCCGTCATGATGATTTTGTGTTTGTCGATATTCAAGCCAATGCGTTTTTACACCACATGGTGCGCAATATTGTCGGTTCGTTGTTGCAGGTGGGGCGCGGTGAAAAGTCTGACGGTTATATGAAGACCTTGCTTGATTTACAAGATCGCACGCAAGCCGGCATAACAGCGCCAGCTGAGGGTTTGTATTTTGTGAATGCGTTGTATCCAGCGCAATGGAATTTGCCAACCAACGATTTAACGGCTTTGCTTTGGGCTTAA
- the queE gene encoding 7-carboxy-7-deazaguanine synthase — MGYRVKEVFYSVQGEGFHAGRPAIFCRLSNCNLWTGREEDRDDAVCKFCDTDFIGTDGQNGGSFASANDLVQHLLNFWPDASVAPFVVLTGGEPLLQVDQTLVDALHAAQFEIAIETNGTKRPPKGIDWICVSPKANAQVILTQGHELKLVYPQLENQPSDFSDLDFSFFYLQPLDTGEPKTQHANLKACLAYCLKHPKWRLSLQTHKILGVD; from the coding sequence ATGGGTTATCGTGTTAAAGAAGTGTTTTATTCGGTACAAGGTGAAGGCTTTCATGCCGGGCGCCCTGCCATTTTTTGTCGTCTGAGCAACTGTAATCTTTGGACAGGTCGTGAGGAAGACCGTGACGATGCCGTTTGTAAATTCTGTGATACAGACTTTATTGGCACTGATGGCCAAAATGGCGGCAGCTTTGCCAGTGCAAATGACCTAGTACAGCACTTGCTTAACTTCTGGCCAGATGCGTCCGTTGCTCCCTTTGTGGTGCTGACCGGTGGAGAACCGCTTTTGCAGGTTGACCAAACCTTGGTGGACGCCCTTCATGCGGCTCAGTTTGAAATTGCCATCGAAACTAACGGTACTAAACGCCCTCCCAAGGGCATTGACTGGATTTGTGTTAGTCCCAAAGCCAATGCGCAAGTTATTTTGACACAAGGCCACGAACTGAAGTTGGTCTATCCGCAACTAGAGAATCAACCCAGTGACTTTAGTGATCTCGATTTTAGTTTTTTTTATCTTCAACCGCTCGACACAGGCGAGCCTAAAACACAACATGCCAACCTAAAAGCCTGCTTAGCCTATTGTCTAAAGCACCCCAAGTGGCGCTTAAGTTTGCAAACCCATAAGATTTTGGGTGTAGACTAA
- the leuB gene encoding 3-isopropylmalate dehydrogenase gives MTKQVLILPGDGIGPEITAEAVKVLEALKKSDGLDIAMTEDLVGGAAYDVHGVPLADETMAKAHAADAVLLGAVGGYKWESLDISVRPEKGLLRLRKEMGLFANLRPAYLFPQLADASTLKPEVVAGLDILIVRELTGGIYFGQPRGIRVLENGERQGYNTYVYSESEIKRIAHVAFQAAMKRDKKLTSVDKANVLEVTELWREVVNEVAKDYPEVTVNHMYVDNAAMQLVLRPKQFDVMVTGNMFGDILSDEASMLTGSIGMLASASLDANNKGMYEPSHGSAPDIAGQNIANPLATILSAAMMLRYSLGREDLAIKIENAVGKVLDQGLRTGDIWQAGCTKVTTSAMGDAVVAAL, from the coding sequence ATGACAAAACAAGTTCTTATTCTGCCAGGTGATGGCATCGGTCCTGAAATTACGGCTGAAGCAGTAAAAGTTTTAGAAGCCTTAAAAAAATCAGATGGTTTAGATATTGCCATGACCGAAGATTTGGTGGGCGGAGCAGCTTATGATGTACACGGTGTACCCTTAGCGGACGAAACCATGGCTAAAGCCCATGCAGCAGATGCCGTTTTATTGGGCGCGGTGGGTGGATATAAGTGGGAATCGTTGGATATTTCAGTGCGCCCTGAAAAAGGCTTGTTGCGTTTGCGAAAAGAAATGGGCTTGTTTGCCAACTTGCGTCCAGCTTATTTGTTTCCACAATTAGCGGATGCCTCAACCTTAAAACCAGAAGTGGTTGCGGGTTTGGATATTTTGATTGTGCGTGAGTTAACCGGTGGTATTTACTTTGGTCAGCCTCGTGGGATTCGCGTTTTAGAAAATGGTGAGCGCCAAGGTTATAACACCTATGTCTATTCAGAGTCAGAAATCAAGCGTATTGCGCATGTGGCTTTCCAAGCCGCAATGAAACGCGACAAAAAATTAACCTCAGTTGACAAGGCTAATGTTTTAGAAGTAACAGAGCTTTGGCGCGAAGTGGTCAATGAAGTGGCCAAAGATTACCCTGAAGTCACGGTTAACCATATGTATGTGGACAATGCGGCGATGCAGTTAGTCTTACGCCCTAAACAGTTTGATGTCATGGTCACCGGCAATATGTTTGGGGATATTTTGTCAGATGAAGCCTCTATGTTGACTGGCTCAATTGGTATGTTGGCATCGGCCTCTTTAGATGCCAATAACAAAGGCATGTACGAGCCAAGTCATGGCTCAGCGCCAGACATCGCGGGGCAAAACATTGCTAACCCATTGGCGACCATTTTATCGGCAGCCATGATGTTGCGTTACAGCTTAGGCCGTGAAGATTTGGCCATTAAAATTGAAAATGCGGTTGGTAAAGTCTTGGATCAAGGGTTGCGTACCGGTGATATTTGGCAAGCCGGCTGCACTAAGGTAACCACTTCTGCAATGGGCGATGCGGTGGTTGCAGCGCTATAA
- the leuD gene encoding 3-isopropylmalate dehydratase small subunit has protein sequence MEKFLKLTAIVAPMDRANVDTDAIIPKQFLKSIKRSGFGPNLFDEWRYEDVGQPDADNSKRPLRKEFVLNQPRYQGAKILLARENFGCGSSREHAPWALKDYGFDCVIAPSYADIFFNNCFKNGILPIVLDEAVVDGLFQEVFAQEGYELTIDLEAKQVVKPDGETLAFEVDEFRRHCLLNGLDDIGLTLVHEAEIRAFEAAYKAKNPWLFAK, from the coding sequence ATGGAAAAGTTTTTAAAATTAACCGCCATCGTGGCACCGATGGATCGTGCCAATGTTGATACCGATGCCATTATTCCCAAGCAGTTTTTAAAATCAATTAAACGCTCTGGCTTTGGCCCCAATCTATTTGACGAATGGCGCTATGAAGATGTTGGTCAACCAGATGCTGATAACTCTAAGCGCCCTTTGCGCAAAGAGTTTGTGTTGAATCAACCACGCTATCAAGGTGCTAAGATTCTATTGGCGCGCGAAAACTTTGGTTGTGGTTCCAGTCGTGAACACGCCCCTTGGGCTTTAAAAGATTATGGTTTTGATTGTGTGATTGCGCCAAGCTATGCTGACATCTTTTTTAACAACTGTTTTAAAAATGGGATTTTACCGATCGTTTTGGATGAAGCGGTTGTAGATGGCCTTTTTCAAGAAGTTTTTGCCCAAGAAGGCTATGAGCTAACCATCGATTTAGAGGCTAAGCAAGTAGTCAAACCGGATGGTGAAACGCTTGCATTTGAGGTGGATGAGTTTAGACGCCACTGTCTGTTAAACGGTTTGGATGATATCGGTTTGACACTGGTGCACGAAGCCGAAATAAGAGCTTTCGAAGCTGCCTATAAAGCCAAAAACCCTTGGCTATTTGCAAAATAA
- a CDS encoding bactofilin family protein: protein MGIFNSKSARTRQEGGKTIIAQGCRISGELADLKGTLHVDGFIEGTVSTEFDISVGETGVVNGLIKAENIVVSGILEGKVTCKSIDILSTGKVMGEVICGALMIEAGGKFIGESRELTDGAMIVSLAEAERLSDSRVAKLVDANIDEAPEDFQNKKASGSK from the coding sequence ATGGGGATCTTTAACTCAAAAAGTGCAAGAACGCGTCAAGAGGGTGGAAAAACAATTATCGCTCAGGGATGTCGAATCAGCGGTGAATTAGCAGACCTTAAAGGCACTTTACATGTCGATGGTTTTATTGAAGGCACGGTTTCAACAGAGTTTGATATTTCCGTTGGTGAAACCGGCGTTGTTAATGGCCTCATCAAAGCCGAAAACATTGTGGTCAGTGGTATCTTAGAAGGTAAGGTCACCTGTAAGTCGATAGATATTCTCAGTACCGGCAAAGTCATGGGAGAAGTCATCTGTGGTGCTTTGATGATTGAAGCAGGTGGTAAATTCATTGGTGAGAGCCGTGAATTAACCGATGGTGCCATGATTGTAAGCCTTGCCGAAGCCGAAAGACTGTCTGATAGCCGAGTGGCAAAATTGGTTGATGCAAACATCGATGAAGCCCCTGAAGACTTCCAGAATAAAAAAGCCAGTGGCTCAAAATAA